The Microcoleus sp. FACHB-672 sequence TAAAAAACCGTCGATTCACTCTTTATTTAATGCGCTTTTCTAAATACTGCCCGATCATCACCTGTTCGCCGGCATTTGAAATAATAGTTTGTCTTGTGCGATAGCTGTGGCCGATTTGTTTTAATTCTTCTTCAAACACAGACCCATTGTACTCTGTCCGCAAGCACAAGGTTTGAGGATTGGGCATATAAAACTGGGCTGTCACCGGCTTGGGAGTAGCAAAACCGCGATCTCGATACAAAACCTCACCCAATACTCCAAACAAGGTGGAACCGGCAGACTTTTTGCGATTAGAGACGGATTCTCTGCTCTCCCAGCTAACCTGTGTACCACAAGTTAGGGCAGTTTCGTCACTAAGCTCGTGCATT is a genomic window containing:
- a CDS encoding phycobiliprotein lyase, which translates into the protein MTSIAQLSQSTAESLIADFFRESEGEWRSERRYYTLPEGEIQELVSFIKVRFLAPGSPELLKLAQMHELSDETALTCGTQVSWESRESVSNRKKSAGSTLFGVLGEVLYRDRGFATPKPVTAQFYMPNPQTLCLRTEYNGSVFEEELKQIGHSYRTRQTIISNAGEQVMIGQYLEKRIK